A region from the Pseudomonas cucumis genome encodes:
- a CDS encoding efflux RND transporter permease subunit: MNLSGPFIKRPVATMLLSLAIILLGGVSFGLLPVSPLPQMDFPVIVVQASLPGASPEVMASTVATPLERSFGAIAGVNTMSSRSSQGSTRVILQFDLDRDINGAAREVQAAINASRNLLPSGMRSMPTYKKVNPSQAPIMVLSLTSDVLEKGQLYDLASTILSQSLSQVQGVGEVQIGGSSLPAVRIELEPQALNQYGVALDDVRNTIANANVRRPKGSVEDGQRLWQVQANDQLEKAKDYESLIIHYADGAALRLKDVAKVSDGVEDRYNSGFFNDDAAVLLVINRQAGANIIETVNEIKAQLPALQAVLPASVKLNLAMDRSPVIKATLHEAEMTLLIAVVLVILVVFLFLGNFRASLIPTLAVPVSLVGTFAVMYLYGFSLNNLSLMALILATGLVVDDAIVVLENISRHIDKGVPPMKAAYLGAQEVGFTLLSMNVSLVAVFLSILFMGGIIESLFREFSITLAAAIVVSLLVSLTLTPMLCARWLKPHTPGQENRLQRWSHRTNEWMVGKYATSLDWVLRHRRLTLLSLLVTIGVNIALYVVVPKTFLPQQDTGQLIGFVRGDDGLSFSVMQPKMEIFRRAVLKDEAVQSVAGFIGGSNGTNNAFMLVRLKPIQERNLSAQKVIERLRKEMPKVPGAQLMLMADQDLQFGGGREQTSSQYSYILQSGDLGALREWYPKVVTALKALPELTAIDAREGRGAQQVTLIVDRDQAKRLGVDMDMVTAVLNNAYSQRQISTIYDSLNQYQVVMEVNPKYAQDPITLNQVKVITADGARIPLSTIAHYENSLEDDRVSHEGQFASESIAFDMAEGVTVEQGSAAIERAIAKVGLPEDVIAKMAGTADAFAATQKSQPWMILGALVAVYLVLGVLYESYIHPLTILSTLPSAGVGALLSIYVLGGEFSLISLLGLFLLIGVVKKNAILMIDLALQLERHQGLEPLESIRSACLQRLRPILMTTLAAILGALPLLLSRAEGAEMRQPLGLTIIGGLVFSQVLTLYTTPVVYLYLDNLRHRFNRWRGVRTDAALETPL, from the coding sequence ATGAACCTGTCCGGACCTTTCATCAAGCGCCCGGTCGCAACGATGCTGTTGAGCCTGGCGATCATATTGCTGGGCGGCGTGAGCTTCGGCCTGTTGCCTGTATCGCCGCTGCCGCAAATGGACTTCCCGGTGATTGTGGTTCAGGCGAGTTTGCCCGGTGCAAGCCCCGAGGTCATGGCCTCGACCGTGGCCACGCCGCTTGAGCGTTCCTTCGGCGCCATCGCCGGGGTCAACACCATGAGCAGCCGTTCCAGCCAGGGTTCGACCCGGGTGATTTTGCAGTTCGACCTGGACCGCGACATCAACGGCGCGGCGCGGGAAGTGCAGGCGGCGATCAACGCCTCGCGCAACCTGCTGCCGAGCGGCATGCGCAGCATGCCCACCTACAAGAAGGTCAACCCGTCCCAGGCGCCAATCATGGTGCTGTCGCTGACCTCGGATGTATTGGAAAAAGGCCAGCTCTATGACTTGGCCTCGACCATTCTGTCCCAGAGCCTGTCGCAGGTGCAGGGCGTGGGTGAAGTGCAGATCGGCGGCAGCTCGTTGCCGGCGGTGCGCATCGAACTCGAACCCCAGGCGCTCAATCAGTACGGCGTGGCGCTGGATGACGTGCGCAACACCATCGCCAACGCCAACGTGCGCCGGCCCAAGGGCTCGGTCGAAGATGGCCAGCGGCTGTGGCAGGTGCAGGCCAACGATCAACTGGAAAAGGCCAAGGATTACGAATCGCTGATCATTCACTACGCGGACGGCGCGGCCCTGCGCCTGAAGGATGTGGCCAAGGTCAGCGACGGCGTCGAGGACCGTTACAACAGCGGCTTCTTCAACGACGACGCGGCGGTGTTGCTGGTGATCAACCGGCAGGCCGGCGCCAACATCATCGAGACGGTCAACGAGATCAAGGCGCAGCTGCCGGCGTTGCAGGCCGTGCTGCCGGCCAGCGTCAAGCTGAACCTTGCGATGGACCGTTCGCCGGTGATCAAGGCCACCCTGCACGAGGCGGAAATGACCCTGCTGATTGCCGTGGTGCTGGTGATTCTGGTGGTGTTCCTGTTCCTCGGTAATTTCCGTGCCTCGCTGATTCCGACCCTGGCGGTGCCGGTGTCGCTGGTGGGCACGTTTGCGGTGATGTACCTCTACGGTTTCTCCCTGAACAACCTGTCGCTGATGGCGCTGATCCTGGCCACCGGGCTGGTGGTGGACGACGCCATCGTGGTGCTGGAGAACATTTCCCGGCACATCGACAAGGGCGTGCCGCCGATGAAGGCCGCGTACCTCGGGGCCCAGGAAGTCGGCTTCACGCTGCTGTCGATGAACGTCTCGCTGGTGGCGGTGTTCCTGTCGATCCTGTTCATGGGCGGGATCATCGAAAGCCTGTTCCGCGAGTTTTCCATCACCCTGGCGGCGGCCATTGTGGTGTCGTTGCTGGTGTCGCTGACGCTGACGCCGATGCTCTGCGCCCGCTGGCTCAAGCCGCATACGCCGGGGCAGGAAAACCGCCTGCAACGCTGGAGCCATCGGACCAACGAGTGGATGGTCGGCAAATACGCCACCAGCCTCGACTGGGTGCTGCGTCACCGTCGGCTGACCCTGCTCAGCCTGCTCGTGACGATTGGCGTGAACATCGCGCTTTATGTCGTTGTTCCTAAAACATTTTTGCCTCAGCAGGACACCGGCCAGTTGATAGGTTTCGTGCGGGGCGACGACGGGCTGTCATTCAGCGTGATGCAGCCGAAGATGGAAATCTTCCGCCGCGCCGTGCTCAAGGACGAGGCGGTGCAAAGCGTCGCCGGGTTCATCGGTGGCAGCAACGGTACCAACAACGCCTTCATGCTGGTGCGGCTCAAGCCGATCCAGGAGCGCAACCTGTCCGCGCAGAAAGTCATCGAACGCCTGCGCAAGGAAATGCCCAAGGTGCCCGGTGCGCAATTGATGCTGATGGCCGATCAGGACCTGCAATTTGGCGGCGGTCGCGAGCAGACCTCCTCGCAATATTCCTACATCCTGCAAAGCGGCGATCTTGGCGCGTTGCGCGAGTGGTATCCGAAAGTCGTCACCGCCCTCAAGGCGCTGCCGGAATTGACGGCGATTGACGCACGCGAAGGCCGTGGCGCCCAGCAAGTGACCCTGATTGTCGATCGCGATCAGGCCAAGCGTCTGGGCGTGGATATGGACATGGTCACGGCGGTGCTGAACAACGCCTACAGCCAGCGGCAGATTTCGACGATCTACGACAGCCTCAACCAGTATCAGGTGGTGATGGAGGTCAACCCGAAATACGCCCAGGATCCGATCACCCTGAATCAGGTCAAGGTGATCACGGCCGACGGTGCGCGGATTCCGCTGTCGACCATCGCTCACTACGAAAACAGCCTGGAAGACGACCGGGTCAGCCACGAAGGCCAGTTCGCTTCAGAAAGCATCGCCTTCGACATGGCCGAAGGCGTGACGGTGGAGCAGGGTTCGGCGGCCATCGAGCGGGCGATTGCCAAGGTCGGTTTGCCGGAAGACGTGATCGCGAAAATGGCCGGTACCGCCGATGCGTTCGCCGCCACCCAGAAGAGCCAGCCGTGGATGATTCTCGGTGCGCTGGTGGCGGTGTATCTGGTGCTGGGCGTGCTGTATGAAAGCTACATCCACCCGCTGACCATTCTTTCGACCTTGCCGTCCGCCGGGGTCGGGGCGTTGCTGTCGATCTATGTGCTGGGCGGCGAGTTCAGCCTGATCTCCCTGCTCGGGCTGTTCCTATTGATCGGTGTGGTGAAGAAAAACGCGATTCTGATGATCGATCTGGCGCTGCAACTGGAGCGGCACCAGGGCCTGGAGCCGCTGGAGTCGATCCGCAGTGCCTGTCTGCAACGGCTGCGGCCGATTCTGATGACCACCCTGGCGGCGATCCTCGGCGCCTTGCCGTTGCTGCTGAGCCGGGCCGAAGGGGCGGAAATGCGTCAGCCGCTGGGCCTGACTATCATCGGCGGGCTGGTCTTCAGCCAGGTGCTGACCCTTTACACCACCCCGGTGGTTTACCTCTATCTCGACAATCTGCGCCATCGTTTCAACCGCTGGCGTGGGGTGCGTACCGATGCTGCTCTGGAAACTCCGCTATGA
- a CDS encoding MdtB/MuxB family multidrug efflux RND transporter permease subunit: MNISRLFILRPVATTLSMLAIILAGVIAYRLLPVSALPQVDYPTIRVMTLYPGASPDVMTSAVTAPLERQFGQMPGLTQMASTSSGGASVLTLRFSLDINMDVAEQQVQAAINAATNLLPKDLPAPPVYNKVNPADTPVLTLAITSKTMLLPKLNDLVDTRMAQKIAQISGVGMVSIAGGQRQAVRIKVNPEALAANGLNLSDVRTLIGASNVNQPKGNFDGPTRVSMLDANDQLTSPKDYANLILAYSNGAPLRLKDVAEIVDGAENERLAAWANENQAVLLNIQRQPGANVIEVVDRIKALLPSITDNLPAGLDVTVLTDRTQTIRASVTDVQHELLIAIALVVMVTFLFLRRASATIIPSVAVPLSLIGTFGVMYLAGFSVNNLTLMALTIATGFVVDDAIVMLENISRYIEEGDSPLQAALKGAKQIGFTLISLTLSLIAVLIPLLFMADVVGRLFREFAITLAVAILISLVVSLTLTPMMCARLLKREPKEAEQGRFYRSSGAAIDWMIAAYGRKLQWVLKHQPLTLMVAIGTLALTVFLYMVVPKGFFPVQDTGVIQGISEAPQSISFAAMSERQQELAKVILADPAVESLSSYIGVDGDNSTLNSGRLLINLKSHSHRDLSATEVIARLQPELDKLIGIRLFMQPVQDLTIEDRVSRTQYQFSMSSPDSELLSLWSGRLVEALAQRPELTDVASDLQDKGLQVYLVIDRDAASRVGVSVSNITDALYDAFGQRQISTIYTQASQYRVVLQSQSGEKIGPDALNQIHVKTTDGGQVRLSSLAHVEERQAQLAITHIGQFPAVMMSFNLAPGVALGHAVEIIDQVQKDIGMPIGVQTQFQGAAEAFQASLSSTLLLILAAVVTMYIVLGVLYESYIHPITILSTLPSAAVGALLALLLSGNDLGMIAIIGIILLIGIVKKNAIMMIDFALEAERNQGMDPQTAIYQAALLRFRPILMTTLAALFGAVPLMLATGSGAELRQPLGLVMVGGLLVSQVLTLFTTPVIYLYFDRLGRRWGRKSESVEPVEQP, encoded by the coding sequence ATGAACATCTCGCGGCTGTTCATCCTTCGCCCGGTCGCCACGACCCTGAGCATGCTGGCGATTATTCTGGCCGGCGTGATCGCTTATCGGCTGCTGCCGGTGTCGGCATTGCCCCAGGTCGACTACCCGACCATTCGTGTGATGACGCTCTATCCTGGCGCCAGCCCGGATGTCATGACCAGCGCCGTGACCGCGCCGCTGGAGCGTCAGTTCGGGCAGATGCCTGGCCTGACCCAGATGGCGTCCACCAGTTCTGGCGGCGCCTCGGTGCTGACCCTGCGGTTCAGCCTGGACATCAACATGGACGTCGCCGAGCAGCAGGTTCAGGCCGCGATCAACGCCGCGACCAATTTGCTGCCCAAGGACTTGCCGGCGCCACCGGTGTACAACAAGGTCAACCCGGCGGACACCCCGGTGCTGACGCTGGCCATCACCTCGAAAACCATGCTGTTGCCCAAGCTCAATGACTTGGTCGACACCCGCATGGCACAGAAAATTGCCCAGATCAGCGGCGTCGGCATGGTCAGCATTGCCGGCGGCCAACGTCAGGCAGTGCGCATCAAGGTCAACCCCGAGGCCCTGGCGGCCAATGGCTTGAACCTGTCGGACGTGCGCACCTTGATCGGCGCTTCCAACGTTAACCAGCCCAAGGGCAACTTCGACGGCCCGACCCGGGTGTCGATGCTCGACGCCAACGACCAGCTGACTTCGCCCAAGGACTACGCCAACCTGATCCTCGCCTACAGTAACGGCGCGCCGTTGCGGCTCAAGGATGTGGCGGAAATCGTCGATGGCGCCGAGAACGAACGTCTGGCGGCGTGGGCCAATGAAAATCAGGCGGTGCTGCTGAACATCCAGCGCCAGCCCGGCGCCAACGTCATCGAAGTGGTCGACCGGATCAAGGCCTTGCTGCCGAGCATCACCGACAACCTGCCGGCCGGCCTCGACGTCACGGTGCTCACCGACCGCACCCAGACCATCCGCGCCTCGGTCACCGACGTGCAACACGAACTGCTGATCGCCATCGCGCTGGTGGTGATGGTTACGTTCCTGTTCCTGCGGCGGGCCAGTGCCACGATCATTCCGTCGGTGGCCGTGCCGCTGTCGTTGATTGGCACCTTCGGCGTGATGTACCTCGCGGGCTTTTCGGTCAACAACCTGACCCTGATGGCGCTGACCATCGCCACCGGTTTTGTGGTGGACGATGCGATCGTCATGCTGGAGAACATTTCCCGATATATCGAAGAGGGCGACAGCCCGCTGCAAGCGGCGCTCAAGGGCGCCAAGCAGATTGGCTTCACCCTGATTTCCCTGACGCTGTCTCTGATTGCGGTACTGATTCCGCTGCTGTTCATGGCCGACGTGGTGGGGCGCTTGTTTCGCGAGTTCGCGATCACCCTGGCGGTGGCGATCCTGATTTCCCTTGTCGTCTCCCTGACCCTGACGCCAATGATGTGCGCGCGGCTGCTCAAACGTGAACCCAAGGAAGCAGAACAGGGCCGTTTCTACCGCTCCAGTGGCGCCGCAATTGATTGGATGATCGCGGCTTACGGGCGCAAATTACAGTGGGTGCTCAAGCATCAACCGCTGACCTTGATGGTGGCCATCGGCACCTTGGCGCTAACGGTGTTCCTGTACATGGTGGTGCCCAAGGGCTTCTTCCCGGTGCAGGACACCGGCGTGATCCAGGGGATTTCCGAGGCGCCGCAGTCGATTTCCTTCGCGGCGATGAGCGAGCGCCAGCAGGAACTGGCCAAGGTGATCCTGGCCGATCCGGCGGTCGAGAGCCTGTCGTCCTATATCGGGGTCGACGGCGACAACTCGACGCTGAACAGCGGTCGGTTGCTGATCAACCTCAAATCCCATAGCCATCGCGACCTGAGTGCCACCGAAGTGATCGCGCGCCTGCAACCGGAGCTGGACAAGCTGATCGGCATTCGCCTGTTCATGCAGCCGGTGCAGGACCTGACCATCGAGGACCGGGTCAGCCGTACGCAGTACCAGTTCAGCATGTCGTCGCCGGATTCCGAGTTGCTCAGCCTGTGGAGCGGGCGTTTGGTGGAAGCGTTGGCGCAACGGCCGGAGCTCACCGACGTCGCCAGCGATCTCCAGGATAAGGGCTTGCAGGTGTATCTGGTGATCGACCGCGATGCGGCGTCGCGGGTCGGCGTATCGGTATCGAACATCACCGATGCGCTGTACGACGCCTTCGGTCAGCGGCAGATTTCCACCATTTACACCCAGGCCAGCCAATACCGCGTGGTGCTGCAATCGCAGTCCGGCGAGAAGATTGGCCCGGATGCGCTGAACCAGATTCACGTCAAGACCACCGATGGCGGTCAGGTGCGCCTGTCCAGCCTGGCGCATGTCGAGGAACGCCAGGCGCAACTGGCGATCACCCACATCGGCCAGTTCCCGGCGGTGATGATGTCCTTCAACCTGGCGCCCGGCGTAGCGCTGGGGCATGCGGTCGAGATCATCGATCAGGTGCAGAAAGACATCGGCATGCCGATTGGCGTGCAGACCCAGTTCCAGGGCGCGGCCGAAGCGTTCCAGGCGTCGCTGTCGAGCACCTTGCTGCTGATTCTGGCGGCGGTGGTGACCATGTACATCGTGCTCGGCGTGCTTTACGAGAGTTACATCCACCCGATCACCATCCTCTCGACCTTGCCCTCGGCGGCGGTCGGCGCCTTGCTGGCGTTGCTGTTGAGCGGCAATGACCTGGGGATGATCGCGATCATCGGCATCATCCTGCTGATCGGTATCGTGAAAAAGAACGCGATCATGATGATCGACTTCGCCCTCGAGGCTGAACGCAATCAGGGCATGGACCCGCAAACTGCGATCTATCAGGCAGCGCTGCTGCGTTTTCGGCCGATTCTGATGACCACCCTGGCGGCGCTGTTCGGCGCGGTGCCGCTGATGCTGGCCACGGGTTCCGGCGCGGAACTGCGCCAGCCTTTGGGTCTGGTGATGGTCGGTGGCTTGCTGGTGAGTCAGGTGCTGACGCTGTTCACCACGCCTGTCATCTACTTGTACTTCGACCGCCTCGGGCGGCGCTGGGGCCGTAAGTCCGAGTCTGTGGAACCGGTAGAACAGCCATGA
- the tpx gene encoding thiol peroxidase → MAQVTLKGNPVQVNGQLPQAGSQAPAFSLVAGNLSDVTLANFAGKRKVLNIFPSIDTPTCATSVRKFNAQANDIANTVVLCISADLPFAQARFCGAEGLENVQNLSTLRGAEFIENYGVAIADGPLKGLTARAVVVLDENDKVLHSELVKEIAEEPNYEAALAVLK, encoded by the coding sequence ATGGCTCAAGTCACTCTTAAAGGCAACCCGGTTCAAGTCAACGGCCAATTGCCACAAGCCGGTTCCCAGGCGCCAGCCTTTTCCCTGGTTGCCGGCAATCTGTCCGACGTGACCCTGGCGAACTTCGCCGGCAAGCGCAAAGTGCTGAACATCTTCCCAAGTATCGACACCCCGACCTGCGCTACCTCCGTGCGCAAGTTCAACGCCCAGGCCAATGACATCGCCAACACCGTGGTGCTGTGCATCTCCGCTGACCTGCCGTTCGCCCAGGCTCGTTTCTGCGGCGCCGAAGGCCTGGAAAACGTCCAGAACCTGTCGACCCTGCGCGGTGCCGAGTTCATCGAGAACTACGGCGTGGCGATTGCCGATGGCCCGCTCAAAGGCCTGACCGCCCGTGCCGTCGTGGTTCTGGACGAAAACGACAAGGTCCTGCACAGCGAACTGGTCAAGGAAATCGCTGAAGAACCGAACTACGAAGCGGCACTTGCCGTTCTGAAATAA
- a CDS encoding DUF3313 domain-containing protein, producing the protein MKLALLMSTLCIASIGVVGCSSKVVEPDQYSGFLKDYSQLKEAKSPSGAVVMRWMDPKLDVNKFTSVYIEPTQLYPKPQPTVKIPQATLNGITSYYDQALKREVGKSLPLASGPGPGVMVVRAAITSVTSKTEGLQPYEVIPIALVAAAVSTASGIRDQETNLATEAVFLDGGNNKVVAQVVRKGIGKPLESADQVMKADDVKNVIDGWASDMHQSYLKLKSKSKSK; encoded by the coding sequence ATGAAGCTTGCGTTACTGATGAGCACACTGTGCATCGCCTCGATCGGGGTGGTGGGCTGCTCGAGCAAAGTCGTCGAGCCGGACCAGTATTCCGGCTTTCTCAAGGACTACAGTCAGCTCAAGGAAGCCAAGTCGCCATCGGGCGCCGTGGTCATGCGCTGGATGGACCCCAAGCTCGACGTCAACAAGTTCACCAGTGTCTACATCGAGCCGACTCAGCTCTATCCCAAACCGCAACCGACGGTGAAAATCCCTCAGGCCACGCTGAACGGCATCACCAGCTACTACGATCAGGCGCTCAAACGCGAGGTGGGTAAATCCCTGCCATTGGCCAGCGGCCCCGGCCCTGGCGTGATGGTGGTGCGTGCTGCGATCACCTCTGTCACCAGCAAGACCGAAGGCCTCCAGCCTTATGAAGTGATCCCGATTGCCCTGGTGGCGGCGGCAGTCAGTACAGCCAGCGGCATTCGCGACCAGGAAACCAATCTGGCCACCGAAGCGGTGTTTCTCGATGGCGGCAACAACAAAGTCGTGGCCCAAGTGGTGCGCAAGGGCATTGGCAAACCGCTGGAAAGCGCAGATCAGGTGATGAAGGCCGATGACGTGAAAAACGTGATCGATGGCTGGGCGTCGGATATGCATCAGTCGTATCTGAAACTCAAGTCCAAGTCCAAGTCCAAGTAA
- a CDS encoding YciI family protein, translating into MRFMIIVKASPDSEAGVMPSEELMTAMGNFNEELAKAGILIDCDGLQPSSKGARVRFSGDQRTVIDGPFAATKELIAGYWLWQVKSKEEAIEWVKRCPNPMPGTEAEIEIRQVYEAEDFGAEFTPQLREQEERVRAQAKKN; encoded by the coding sequence ATGCGATTCATGATCATTGTGAAAGCCAGCCCGGATTCCGAGGCCGGTGTGATGCCCAGCGAAGAGCTGATGACCGCGATGGGCAATTTCAACGAGGAACTGGCCAAGGCCGGCATCCTCATCGATTGCGATGGACTGCAGCCCAGCAGCAAAGGCGCCCGTGTGCGTTTCTCGGGTGACCAGCGCACGGTGATCGACGGCCCGTTCGCCGCAACCAAAGAGCTGATCGCCGGCTATTGGCTGTGGCAGGTGAAGTCGAAAGAGGAAGCGATCGAGTGGGTCAAGCGCTGCCCCAACCCGATGCCGGGGACAGAGGCCGAGATCGAGATTCGCCAGGTGTACGAGGCCGAAGACTTCGGTGCCGAGTTCACACCGCAGTTGCGCGAGCAGGAAGAACGAGTGCGTGCGCAGGCGAAGAAGAACTGA
- a CDS encoding MdtA/MuxA family multidrug efflux RND transporter periplasmic adaptor subunit yields the protein MVDHSMQSSASRNPRRWLFGLLVLLVIAGLCWKFWPAGSSPKEGAGQKAVAGHTGRSGGMRPGFGGASGPVPVRVAPAVKGDFPLYYKALGTVTALNTINVRSRVGGELIKISFEEGQMVKAGDLLAEIDPRPYQNALLQAEGTLLQNQAQLKNAQVDVERYRGLYREDSIAKQTLDTAEALVGQYLGTVKTNQAAVNDAKLNLEFTKIRAPIAGRVGLRQLDVGNLVAANDTTALVIITQTQPISVAFTLPENNLDTVLARYRTGAKLPAEAWDRGDTKLQATGVLQSLDNQIDVTTGTLKFKARYENRDQALFPNQFVNVHLLADTLKGVVLVPSAAIQFGTNGTFVYAMDGDKKVTIRQLKVGASDGDNTVITEGLAAGDRVVLEGTDRLKEGSEVEVVNDSKDVPTTPTEHLQGKSAATAPEATATDKAKKGGA from the coding sequence ATGGTTGATCATTCCATGCAATCCTCCGCTTCCCGCAATCCTCGTCGCTGGCTGTTCGGCCTGCTTGTCCTGTTGGTCATCGCTGGCCTGTGCTGGAAGTTCTGGCCCGCAGGCAGCAGCCCGAAGGAGGGCGCAGGGCAGAAAGCCGTTGCCGGGCACACCGGCCGGTCGGGGGGGATGCGTCCGGGGTTTGGTGGGGCATCCGGGCCGGTACCGGTGCGCGTGGCGCCAGCGGTCAAAGGCGATTTCCCGCTGTATTACAAGGCGCTGGGTACGGTCACAGCGCTGAACACCATCAATGTGCGTAGCCGCGTTGGCGGTGAGTTGATAAAGATTTCGTTCGAAGAAGGGCAAATGGTCAAGGCGGGCGACCTGCTGGCCGAGATCGACCCGCGTCCTTACCAGAATGCCTTGCTCCAGGCCGAAGGCACCTTGCTGCAGAATCAGGCACAACTGAAGAATGCTCAGGTCGATGTCGAGCGCTATCGCGGGTTGTACCGCGAAGACAGTATCGCCAAACAAACCCTGGACACCGCCGAAGCACTGGTCGGCCAGTACCTGGGCACGGTCAAGACCAATCAGGCGGCGGTCAACGACGCCAAGCTCAATCTGGAATTCACCAAAATCCGCGCGCCGATCGCCGGGCGCGTGGGCCTGCGTCAGCTGGACGTCGGCAACCTCGTCGCGGCGAACGACACCACGGCGCTGGTGATCATCACCCAGACTCAACCGATCAGCGTGGCGTTCACCTTGCCGGAAAACAACCTGGACACCGTGCTGGCCCGCTATCGCACCGGCGCCAAACTGCCCGCCGAAGCCTGGGACCGTGGCGATACCAAATTGCAGGCCACTGGCGTGTTGCAGAGCCTGGACAACCAGATCGACGTCACCACCGGCACCCTGAAATTCAAGGCCCGCTACGAGAACCGCGATCAAGCGCTGTTCCCCAACCAGTTCGTCAACGTCCACCTGCTGGCCGACACCCTCAAAGGCGTGGTGCTTGTGCCTTCGGCGGCGATCCAGTTCGGCACCAACGGCACGTTCGTCTATGCCATGGACGGCGACAAGAAGGTCACCATCCGTCAGTTGAAAGTCGGCGCCAGTGACGGTGACAACACGGTGATCACCGAAGGCCTGGCTGCTGGCGATCGGGTGGTTCTGGAAGGCACCGACCGCCTGAAGGAAGGCAGCGAAGTGGAGGTCGTCAACGACAGCAAGGATGTACCGACCACCCCGACCGAACACCTGCAAGGCAAGTCGGCCGCCACTGCACCTGAGGCGACGGCCACCGACAAGGCGAAAAAGGGCGGCGCATGA
- a CDS encoding SRPBCC family protein — MPVLELTTLIPNRTPEQVLDFCLEGGNFPKIFPERFTPLGDIDLTNLRIEAGRQFRFRHWMFNFIPSNWTVVIREVGEHHFIDEMLKGPMAAFRHEHRVAAGEGGTLYTDRVTYAAMEGAPLEWLVVNAYMQRIFEARHRNMLRLLG, encoded by the coding sequence ATGCCTGTTCTGGAACTCACCACCCTGATCCCCAACCGCACCCCCGAGCAAGTGCTCGACTTCTGCCTGGAAGGGGGCAATTTTCCGAAGATCTTCCCGGAACGGTTCACGCCTCTGGGTGATATCGACCTGACCAACCTGCGCATCGAAGCCGGTCGACAGTTTCGCTTTCGGCACTGGATGTTCAACTTCATCCCGTCGAACTGGACGGTGGTCATCCGCGAGGTGGGCGAGCACCATTTCATCGATGAAATGCTCAAGGGGCCAATGGCTGCCTTTCGTCATGAACATCGGGTGGCAGCGGGTGAGGGCGGTACGCTGTATACCGACCGTGTGACCTATGCGGCCATGGAGGGCGCGCCGTTGGAGTGGCTGGTGGTCAATGCCTACATGCAGCGGATTTTCGAAGCGCGGCACCGCAATATGTTGCGCTTGCTTGGATAG